In Streptomyces durocortorensis, a genomic segment contains:
- a CDS encoding ABC transporter ATP-binding protein: MSALPTAAAQRPEPPRTAGAGSPADGRAATGARVEFRSLRRAFGPTVALDGLDLTAEPGELLALLGPSGCGKTTALRVLAGFEQPDSGEVLVDGEDITRIPANRRDAGMVFQSYSLFPHLNARDNVAFGLRVRKVPAAERHATAAELLDLVGLPDHGGRFPHQMSGGQQQRVALARALALRPRVLLLDEPLSALDAKVRLSLREEIRRLQLSLGITTIFVTHDQEEALSMADRVAVLNAGRLEQCAPPAELYERPATAFVAEFVGTMNRLPGRLTGGGSVEVAGAALPVDGDVPAGRGPVEVLIRPESIGVTADPDGTATVVSASFLGSVTRVLLDLPDGVAAKADLPSRDATELAPGVRARVTPVRRPVLVVPARETAAPEAMDAGERRVDA, translated from the coding sequence ATGTCAGCCCTGCCCACCGCCGCCGCCCAACGCCCCGAGCCGCCCCGGACCGCCGGGGCCGGGTCGCCCGCCGACGGGCGCGCCGCCACCGGAGCGCGAGTGGAGTTCCGCTCGCTGCGCCGGGCGTTCGGCCCGACCGTGGCCCTCGACGGACTCGACCTCACCGCCGAACCCGGCGAACTGCTCGCCCTCCTCGGCCCCTCCGGCTGCGGCAAGACCACCGCGCTGCGGGTACTGGCCGGATTCGAGCAGCCGGACTCCGGCGAGGTCCTCGTGGACGGCGAGGACATCACCCGCATCCCCGCCAACCGGCGCGACGCCGGCATGGTCTTCCAGTCCTACAGCCTCTTCCCGCACCTCAACGCCCGCGACAACGTGGCCTTCGGCCTGCGCGTACGGAAGGTGCCCGCGGCCGAGCGGCACGCCACCGCCGCCGAACTCCTCGACCTCGTCGGACTCCCCGACCACGGCGGCCGCTTCCCGCACCAGATGTCCGGCGGCCAGCAGCAGCGGGTCGCCCTGGCCCGCGCGCTCGCCCTGCGGCCCCGGGTGCTGCTGCTCGACGAACCGCTCTCGGCACTCGATGCCAAGGTCCGGCTCTCCCTCCGCGAGGAGATCCGCCGCCTCCAGCTCTCGCTGGGCATCACCACCATCTTCGTCACCCACGACCAGGAGGAGGCCCTCTCGATGGCCGACCGGGTCGCCGTCCTCAACGCGGGCCGCCTGGAGCAGTGCGCGCCCCCGGCCGAGCTGTACGAGCGCCCCGCCACCGCGTTCGTCGCCGAGTTCGTCGGCACCATGAACCGGCTGCCGGGACGGCTGACGGGCGGCGGTTCGGTCGAGGTCGCGGGGGCCGCCCTCCCGGTCGACGGTGATGTTCCCGCGGGCCGGGGCCCGGTCGAGGTCCTCATCCGGCCCGAGAGCATCGGTGTCACCGCCGACCCGGACGGCACCGCCACGGTCGTCTCCGCCTCCTTCCTCGGCTCGGTCACCCGGGTCCTCCTCGACCTCCCGGACGGCGTCGCGGCCAAGGCCGACCTCCCCTCCCGGGACGCCACGGAGCTTGCTCCCGGGGTACGGGCACGGGTCACCCCGGTCCGCCGCCCGGTGCTGGTCGTGCCTGCACGGGAAACGGCGGCGCCGGAAGCCATGGACGCCGGCGAGCGCCGGGTGGACGCGTGA
- the ppdK gene encoding pyruvate, phosphate dikinase, with the protein MSENNDPQKFVYDFTEGNKDLKDLLGGKGANLAEMTNLGLPVPPGFTITTEACKVYLESGEAPTALRDEVSAHLAALEARMGKRLGQADDPLLVSVRSGAKFSMPGMMDTVLNIGLSDASVAGLATQSGDERFAWDSYRRLIQMFGKTVLGVDGDLFEEALEAAKHAKKVTVDTDLAAADLKKLVKQFKKIVETEAGREFPQDAREQMDLAINAVFDSWNTDRAKLYRRQERIPGDLGTAVNVCSMVFGNLGPDSGTGVAFTRDPASGHQGVYGDYLQNAQGEDVVAGIRNTVPLADLESIDKKSYDQLMQIMETLENHYKDLCDIEFTIERGQLWMLQTRVGKRTAGAAFRIATQLVDQGLIDEAEALQRVNGAQLAQLMFPRFDDDAKTELLGRGIAASPGAAVGKAVFDSYTAIKWSRSGEKVILIRRETNPDDLEGMIAAEGILTSRGGKTSHAAVVARGMGKTCVCGAEDLEVDTKRRRMTVGGTVIEEGDLVSIDGSTGKVYLGEVPVVPSPVVEYFEGRMHAGADDADELVAAVHRIMAYADRVRRLRVRANADNAEDALRARRFGAQGIGLCRTEHMFLGERREMVEKLILADTDDERESALAALLPLQKADFIELFESMDGLPVTVRLLDPPLHEFLPDITELSVRVALAESRKDANENDLRLLQAVHKLHEQNPMLGLRGVRLGLVIPGLFAMQVRAIAEAAAHRKNAKGDPRAEIMIPLVGTVQELEIVREEADHVIAEVQAATGTDLKLTIGTMIELPRAALTAGQIAEAAQFFSFGTNDLTQTVWGFSRDDVEASFFTAYLEKGIFGVSPFETIDKDGVGALVRSAVEAGRATRPDLKLGVCGEHGGDPESVHFFHEVGLDYVSCSPFRIPVARLEAGRAAAESRGSDSR; encoded by the coding sequence GTGTCGGAAAACAACGATCCCCAGAAGTTCGTCTACGACTTCACCGAGGGCAACAAGGATCTGAAGGATCTTCTGGGCGGCAAGGGTGCGAACCTCGCCGAGATGACCAACCTCGGGTTGCCGGTGCCTCCCGGCTTCACGATCACCACCGAGGCCTGCAAGGTCTACCTGGAGAGCGGCGAGGCGCCGACCGCGCTGCGCGACGAGGTGAGTGCGCACCTGGCCGCGCTGGAGGCGCGGATGGGCAAGCGGCTCGGCCAGGCGGACGACCCGCTGCTGGTCTCCGTCCGCTCCGGCGCCAAGTTCTCCATGCCCGGGATGATGGACACGGTCCTCAACATCGGCCTCTCCGACGCCTCGGTGGCCGGCCTCGCCACCCAGTCCGGTGACGAGCGCTTCGCCTGGGACTCCTACCGCCGCCTCATCCAGATGTTCGGCAAGACCGTCCTCGGGGTCGACGGCGACCTCTTCGAGGAGGCCCTGGAGGCGGCCAAGCACGCCAAGAAGGTCACGGTCGACACCGACCTGGCGGCGGCCGACCTCAAGAAGCTCGTCAAGCAGTTCAAGAAGATCGTCGAGACCGAGGCCGGACGGGAGTTCCCGCAGGACGCGCGGGAGCAGATGGACCTGGCCATAAACGCGGTCTTCGACTCGTGGAACACCGACCGGGCCAAGCTCTACCGCCGCCAGGAGCGCATCCCCGGCGACCTCGGCACGGCCGTCAACGTCTGCTCGATGGTCTTCGGCAACCTGGGCCCCGACTCCGGCACCGGCGTCGCCTTCACCCGCGACCCGGCCAGCGGCCACCAGGGCGTCTACGGCGACTACCTCCAGAACGCGCAGGGCGAGGACGTCGTCGCCGGTATCCGCAACACGGTGCCGCTCGCCGATCTGGAGTCGATCGACAAGAAGTCGTACGACCAGCTCATGCAGATCATGGAGACGCTGGAGAACCACTACAAGGATCTCTGCGACATCGAGTTCACCATCGAGCGCGGCCAGCTCTGGATGCTCCAGACCCGGGTCGGCAAGCGCACCGCCGGTGCCGCCTTCCGGATCGCCACCCAGCTCGTGGACCAGGGCCTGATCGACGAGGCCGAGGCCCTCCAGCGGGTCAACGGCGCCCAGCTCGCGCAGCTGATGTTCCCGCGCTTCGACGACGACGCCAAGACCGAGCTCCTCGGCCGGGGCATCGCCGCCTCGCCGGGTGCCGCTGTCGGCAAGGCCGTCTTCGACTCGTACACCGCGATCAAGTGGTCCCGCTCCGGCGAGAAGGTCATCCTGATCCGCCGCGAGACCAACCCCGACGACCTCGAAGGCATGATCGCCGCCGAGGGCATCCTCACCTCGCGCGGCGGCAAGACCTCGCACGCGGCGGTCGTGGCGCGCGGCATGGGCAAGACCTGCGTCTGCGGCGCCGAGGACCTGGAGGTCGACACCAAGCGCCGCCGGATGACCGTCGGCGGCACGGTGATCGAGGAAGGCGACCTCGTCTCCATCGACGGCTCCACCGGCAAGGTCTACCTGGGCGAGGTACCCGTCGTACCGTCCCCGGTCGTCGAGTACTTCGAGGGCCGGATGCACGCGGGCGCCGACGACGCCGACGAGCTGGTCGCCGCCGTGCACCGGATCATGGCGTACGCGGACCGGGTGCGCCGACTGCGCGTGCGGGCCAACGCGGACAACGCCGAGGACGCCCTGCGCGCCCGCCGCTTCGGCGCCCAGGGCATCGGCCTGTGCCGCACCGAGCACATGTTCCTCGGTGAGCGCCGCGAGATGGTCGAGAAGCTGATCCTGGCGGACACCGACGACGAGCGCGAGAGCGCGCTCGCCGCTCTTCTGCCGCTCCAGAAGGCCGACTTCATCGAGCTGTTCGAGTCGATGGACGGGCTGCCCGTGACCGTACGGCTGCTGGACCCGCCGCTGCACGAGTTCCTGCCCGACATCACCGAGCTGTCGGTGCGCGTCGCGCTCGCGGAGTCGCGCAAGGACGCCAACGAGAACGACCTGCGCCTCCTCCAGGCCGTCCACAAGCTGCACGAGCAGAACCCGATGCTGGGTCTGCGCGGGGTGCGCCTGGGCCTGGTCATCCCCGGCCTGTTCGCCATGCAGGTGCGGGCGATCGCCGAGGCCGCCGCCCACCGCAAGAACGCCAAGGGCGACCCGCGCGCCGAGATCATGATCCCGCTGGTGGGCACGGTCCAGGAGCTGGAGATCGTCCGCGAGGAGGCCGACCATGTCATCGCGGAGGTCCAGGCGGCCACCGGCACCGACCTGAAGCTGACCATCGGCACCATGATCGAGCTGCCGCGCGCCGCGCTGACGGCGGGCCAGATCGCGGAGGCCGCCCAGTTCTTCTCGTTCGGCACCAACGACCTGACCCAGACGGTGTGGGGCTTCTCCCGCGACGACGTGGAGGCCTCGTTCTTCACCGCGTACCTGGAGAAGGGCATCTTCGGGGTCTCCCCGTTCGAGACGATCGACAAGGACGGCGTCGGCGCGCTGGTCCGCAGCGCCGTCGAGGCGGGCCGGGCCACCCGCCCGGACCTCAAGCTCGGCGTCTGCGGCGAGCACGGCGGTGACCCGGAGTCGGTGCACTTCTTCCACGAAGTGGGCCTGGACTACGTCTCCTGCTCGCCGTTCCGCATCCCGGTCGCCCGCCTTGAGGCCGGCCGGGCCGCAGCCGAGTCCCGGGGCAGTGACAGCCGCTGA
- a CDS encoding ABC transporter permease, translating into MTVPHPSAAPGPGAAAVKAGGRTARRRPPRAWLGALPLLVFAGLCFGLPAGALLYGAVTRTDPVAGTTEVTGEHLSRSLQGPYLTSLTGSVQLSALTAALATVLGVLIAQAVVTSRRGALRGAVLTASGVLANFGGVPLAFAFVATLGISGVVTELGHLEALGWNLYSFTGLTVIYLYFLVPLMVLVVVPALDGVRPQWREAALNTGAGTWQFWRHVGLPVLAPSLLGGFVLLFGSAFAAHATAAALVGGSVPLVTLKIADALAGNVLVGQENVALALSLDMIVIAGLVMAVYLPLQRRSSRWLH; encoded by the coding sequence ATGACCGTTCCCCACCCGTCCGCCGCCCCGGGACCCGGGGCGGCCGCCGTGAAGGCCGGTGGCCGCACCGCCCGCCGCCGGCCGCCCCGCGCCTGGCTCGGCGCGCTCCCGCTGCTCGTCTTCGCCGGACTCTGCTTCGGACTGCCCGCGGGCGCCCTGCTGTACGGGGCCGTCACCCGCACCGACCCGGTCGCCGGCACCACCGAGGTCACCGGCGAACACCTGTCCCGCTCGCTCCAGGGGCCCTACCTCACCTCGCTCACCGGCAGCGTCCAGCTGTCCGCGCTGACCGCCGCGCTCGCCACCGTGCTCGGGGTGCTGATCGCCCAGGCCGTCGTCACCTCCCGGCGTGGCGCACTGCGCGGGGCGGTACTCACCGCCTCCGGGGTGCTCGCCAACTTCGGCGGGGTTCCCCTGGCCTTCGCCTTCGTCGCGACCCTCGGCATCTCCGGGGTCGTCACGGAGCTCGGGCACCTGGAGGCGCTCGGCTGGAACCTCTACTCCTTCACCGGGCTCACCGTCATCTACCTCTACTTCCTGGTCCCGCTCATGGTGCTGGTCGTCGTCCCGGCGCTGGACGGGGTGCGCCCGCAGTGGCGGGAGGCCGCGCTCAACACCGGGGCCGGCACCTGGCAGTTCTGGCGCCACGTGGGCCTGCCGGTCCTCGCGCCCTCGCTGCTCGGCGGCTTCGTCCTGCTCTTCGGCAGCGCCTTCGCCGCGCACGCCACGGCCGCCGCCCTCGTCGGCGGCTCCGTCCCGCTGGTCACCCTCAAGATCGCCGATGCGCTCGCCGGGAACGTCCTGGTCGGCCAGGAGAACGTGGCGCTCGCGCTGAGCCTCGACATGATCGTGATCGCCGGACTGGTGATGGCGGTCTACCTGCCCCTCCAGCGACGGAGCTCCCGATGGCTGCACTGA
- a CDS encoding ABC transporter permease, whose protein sequence is MAALTPVSTASVPTTVKKARRPRPRYWRGAVLAIAGLYFITPLVSSFVFTVHVPGQGVSFQAYSGILSAEGFTESLFLSLSLAVATIALALLLVVPALVAVRLGPPRLRAVVEIVCMMPLVVPPIALVTGIATVLRWGPEHFSRTPLYQTFLAVQNESFPVVLVLAYTVLALPFVHRSLDAGLRAVDVPTLVEAARNCGAGRVYVIARVILPNLRSSLAGASFLTLALVLGEYTVASLLGFRPFAVWIVTVSGAEARMSVAVSLLSLLITWALLLVLSRAGTGSSTAVPAAASTTSVPGKE, encoded by the coding sequence ATGGCTGCACTGACCCCTGTCTCCACCGCTTCGGTCCCCACCACGGTGAAGAAGGCCCGCCGCCCGCGCCCGCGCTACTGGCGCGGGGCCGTGCTGGCGATCGCCGGGCTGTACTTCATCACCCCCCTCGTCTCCTCGTTCGTCTTCACCGTCCACGTCCCCGGGCAGGGCGTCTCCTTCCAGGCGTACAGCGGGATTCTGTCGGCCGAAGGCTTCACCGAGAGCCTGTTCCTCTCGCTCTCCCTCGCCGTCGCCACCATCGCCCTGGCCCTGCTGCTCGTCGTGCCCGCCCTCGTCGCGGTCCGGCTCGGGCCGCCCCGGCTGCGCGCCGTCGTCGAGATCGTCTGCATGATGCCGCTGGTGGTGCCGCCGATCGCGCTGGTCACCGGGATCGCCACGGTGCTGCGCTGGGGGCCCGAACACTTCTCGCGCACCCCGCTCTACCAGACCTTCCTCGCCGTGCAGAACGAGTCGTTCCCGGTGGTGCTGGTGCTCGCCTACACCGTGCTGGCACTGCCGTTCGTCCACCGCTCGCTGGACGCCGGACTGCGCGCGGTCGACGTGCCCACGCTGGTGGAGGCGGCCCGGAACTGCGGAGCGGGCCGGGTGTACGTCATCGCGCGCGTCATCCTGCCCAACCTGCGCTCCTCGCTCGCCGGGGCCTCCTTCCTGACCCTCGCGCTGGTGCTCGGCGAATACACGGTCGCCTCGCTGCTGGGCTTCCGCCCCTTCGCGGTGTGGATCGTCACCGTCTCCGGCGCCGAGGCCCGGATGTCGGTCGCCGTGTCCCTGCTCTCCCTGCTGATCACCTGGGCCCTGCTGCTCGTCCTCTCGCGCGCCGGAACCGGGTCCTCCACCGCCGTCCCGGCGGCCGCCTCCACCACCTCCGTACCCGGCAAGGAGTAG
- a CDS encoding HAD family hydrolase — MNAPAAVLFDMDGTLVDTEVLWWETAREVAAGLGHELTAADAPEVVGRAVEDTAAHLIAVTDRAASALPGIAVELTGSFFRKVDAGAPLRPGAAALLAALKGAAVPYALVSASPRSVVDAVVGGSLAGAGFAFTLSADDTVRTKPHPDPYRAAALRFGVPASACVAVEDSPDGTASADAAGCAVLVVPSLLPVEPARGRTFARSLEEVDLGVLSGCLRSG; from the coding sequence GTGAACGCCCCCGCCGCCGTGCTCTTCGACATGGACGGCACCCTCGTCGACACCGAGGTGCTCTGGTGGGAGACGGCACGGGAGGTCGCCGCCGGGCTCGGCCACGAGCTCACCGCCGCCGATGCGCCCGAGGTCGTCGGCCGGGCCGTCGAGGACACCGCCGCTCATCTGATCGCCGTGACGGACCGGGCCGCGTCCGCGCTCCCCGGCATCGCCGTCGAACTGACCGGCTCGTTCTTCCGCAAGGTCGACGCGGGCGCTCCGCTGCGCCCCGGGGCCGCCGCCCTGCTGGCCGCGCTGAAGGGCGCCGCAGTGCCGTACGCCCTGGTCAGCGCCTCGCCGCGGAGTGTCGTGGACGCCGTGGTGGGAGGCTCGCTGGCCGGGGCGGGCTTCGCCTTCACTCTGTCGGCCGACGACACCGTACGGACCAAGCCGCATCCCGATCCCTACCGGGCGGCTGCGCTGCGGTTCGGCGTCCCGGCCTCGGCCTGTGTCGCCGTGGAGGACTCCCCGGACGGCACGGCCTCCGCCGATGCCGCGGGGTGTGCGGTGCTGGTGGTGCCCTCGTTGCTGCCGGTGGAGCCCGCGCGGGGGCGCACCTTCGCCCGTAGCCTGGAAGAGGTCGACCTCGGAGTGCTGAGCGGCTGTCTGCGGTCCGGATGA